In Nocardioides marinus, one DNA window encodes the following:
- a CDS encoding MoaD/ThiS family protein, producing the protein MLDETQIIAVRYWAGAKHAAGTDRDELVTRTALTLEEVRRRAIDLHPGTRLGEVLGACSALIGEQPVGKADPASVTVRPGETVEFLPPFAGG; encoded by the coding sequence GTGCTGGATGAGACGCAGATCATCGCGGTCCGCTACTGGGCGGGCGCCAAGCACGCGGCCGGCACGGATCGTGACGAGCTCGTGACGCGGACGGCGTTGACGCTGGAGGAGGTACGCCGTCGCGCGATCGACCTGCACCCCGGCACGCGGCTGGGCGAGGTGCTGGGGGCGTGCTCGGCGCTGATCGGCGAGCAGCCGGTGGGGAAGGCCGACCCGGCCTCGGTGACCGTCAGGCCCGGGGAGACCGTGGAGTTCCTGCCGCCGTTCGCGGGCGGGTGA
- a CDS encoding DUF4395 domain-containing protein yields the protein MSTTLNPTSTPVAPTAAPAGIDPRGPQFAASLTAVVLVAVLLLPPTAALALTAVQAALFALGAARGVQRTPHAWLFKTFVRPRLAAPTELEAPEPPRFAQAVGLGFTVVALIGYAAGAVVVAQTAIGFALVAALLNAVFRFCLGCEMYLLFRRATS from the coding sequence ATGTCCACCACGCTCAACCCCACCTCCACGCCGGTCGCCCCCACGGCGGCCCCGGCCGGCATCGACCCGCGCGGCCCGCAGTTCGCGGCGTCGCTCACGGCGGTCGTCCTGGTCGCCGTGCTGCTGCTGCCGCCGACGGCGGCACTGGCCCTGACCGCGGTCCAGGCGGCGCTCTTCGCGCTGGGCGCGGCCCGCGGGGTGCAGCGCACGCCGCACGCGTGGCTGTTCAAGACCTTCGTGCGGCCGCGGCTCGCCGCCCCGACCGAGCTCGAGGCTCCTGAGCCGCCGCGCTTCGCCCAGGCCGTCGGCCTCGGTTTCACCGTGGTCGCCCTCATCGGGTACGCCGCCGGCGCGGTGGTCGTCGCCCAGACGGCGATCGGCTTCGCGCTCGTCGCCGCCCTCCTCAACGCCGTGTTCCGCTTCTGCCTCGGCTGCGAGATGTACCTGCTGTTCCGCCGCGCCACCTCCTGA
- a CDS encoding response regulator transcription factor, giving the protein MSTLLLLTSALQPSAEVLPGLALLGHHVKILPAEGSALLEAPEADLLLVDGRQDLAHARDLCRLIRTTGTEVPVLLVTTEGGLSVVSHDWGMDDVVLHTCGPAELEARIKLAIGRLSAARDAADPDAHVIRSGEVVVDDATYTAKVGKRTLDLTFKEFELLKFLAQHPGRVFSRQQLLQEVWGYDYFGGTRTVDVHVRRLRAKLGPENETLIGTVRNVGYRFVLPTKESKQAESDARITEETRVDA; this is encoded by the coding sequence ATGAGCACACTCCTGCTCCTGACCAGCGCCCTGCAGCCCTCCGCCGAGGTGCTCCCCGGCCTCGCGCTGCTCGGTCACCACGTGAAGATCCTGCCCGCCGAGGGAAGCGCGCTGCTCGAGGCTCCCGAGGCCGACCTGCTCCTCGTCGACGGCCGCCAGGACCTCGCCCACGCCCGCGACCTGTGCCGGCTGATCCGCACCACCGGCACCGAGGTCCCCGTCCTCCTCGTCACCACCGAGGGCGGCCTGTCGGTCGTCTCCCACGACTGGGGCATGGACGACGTCGTGCTGCACACCTGCGGCCCCGCCGAGCTCGAGGCCCGCATCAAGCTGGCCATCGGACGACTCAGCGCCGCCCGCGACGCCGCCGACCCGGACGCACACGTCATCCGCTCCGGGGAGGTCGTCGTCGACGACGCGACCTACACCGCCAAGGTCGGCAAGCGCACCCTCGACCTCACCTTCAAGGAGTTCGAGCTCCTGAAGTTCCTCGCCCAGCACCCCGGCCGCGTCTTCAGCCGCCAGCAGCTGCTGCAGGAGGTGTGGGGCTACGACTACTTCGGCGGCACCCGCACCGTCGACGTCCACGTACGCCGCCTGCGCGCCAAGCTCGGCCCCGAGAACGAGACCCTCATCGGCACCGTGCGCAACGTCGGCTACCGCTTCGTGCTCCCCACCAAGGAGTCCAAGCAGGCCGAGTCCGACGCCCGCATCACCGAGGAGACCCGCGTCGACGCCTGA
- a CDS encoding sulfurtransferase has translation MTRENTLVSAQWVEEHLDDPKVVLVEVDEDTAAYDKGHIKGAIKLDWTTDLQDQVRRDFVNKAQFEALLSDRGVANDDTVVLYGGNNNWFAAYAYWYFKLYGHQDVKLLDGGRKKWELDSRELTDELPSREKTSYTATEQDSSIRAFRDEVVAAIGTQNLVDVRSPDEYAGRLMAPAHLPQEQAQRAGHIPTAANVPWSKAANDDGTFKSDDELREIYSEAGVDWSKDTIAYCRIGERSSHTWFVLKELLDQENVKNYDGSWTEYGSLVGVPVSLGDEKGEA, from the coding sequence ATGACCCGCGAGAACACCCTCGTCTCCGCCCAGTGGGTGGAGGAGCACCTGGACGACCCGAAGGTGGTGCTGGTCGAGGTCGACGAGGACACCGCCGCCTACGACAAGGGCCACATCAAGGGCGCCATCAAGCTCGACTGGACCACCGACCTGCAGGACCAGGTCCGTCGTGACTTCGTCAACAAGGCGCAGTTCGAGGCGCTGCTCTCGGACCGCGGCGTCGCCAACGACGACACGGTTGTCCTCTACGGCGGCAACAACAACTGGTTCGCCGCGTACGCCTACTGGTACTTCAAGCTCTACGGCCACCAGGACGTCAAGCTCCTCGACGGTGGTCGCAAGAAGTGGGAGCTGGACTCCCGCGAGCTGACCGACGAGCTGCCCAGTCGCGAGAAGACCTCCTACACCGCGACCGAGCAGGACTCCTCGATCCGCGCGTTCCGCGACGAGGTCGTCGCCGCGATCGGCACGCAGAACCTCGTCGACGTCCGCAGCCCCGACGAGTACGCCGGCCGCCTGATGGCTCCGGCGCACCTGCCGCAGGAGCAGGCGCAGCGCGCCGGCCACATCCCCACCGCCGCGAACGTGCCGTGGAGCAAGGCCGCCAACGACGACGGGACGTTCAAGTCCGACGACGAGCTGCGGGAGATCTACAGCGAGGCCGGCGTCGACTGGAGCAAGGACACCATCGCCTACTGCCGCATCGGCGAGCGCTCGAGCCACACCTGGTTCGTCCTCAAGGAGCTGCTCGACCAGGAGAACGTCAAGAACTACGACGGCTCGTGGACCGAGTACGGCTCCCTCGTCGGCGTCCCGGTCTCCCTGGGTGACGAGAAGGGTGAGGCCTGA
- a CDS encoding TlpA family protein disulfide reductase — protein sequence MGTGLTIVVIAVVLALGFGLYRARTDGRFKNAPGRLVEQPDEVAEQRGAPATSGRRDHPTAPAVGAAWTAVLEALPDAQLGERATLLQFSSAFCAPCRATRAILGDVAGVVPGVVHLEVDAEHHLELVRALDVLRTPTTLILDASGTEATRASGAPRKEAVLSALDGIVEG from the coding sequence ATGGGCACCGGTCTGACCATCGTCGTGATCGCCGTCGTGCTGGCTCTGGGCTTCGGCCTCTACCGCGCCCGCACCGACGGTCGCTTCAAGAACGCCCCCGGACGGCTGGTCGAGCAGCCGGACGAGGTGGCCGAGCAGCGAGGAGCGCCAGCGACGAGCGGGCGTCGAGACCACCCCACCGCTCCGGCCGTCGGCGCCGCCTGGACCGCTGTCCTGGAGGCGCTCCCGGACGCCCAGCTGGGGGAGCGCGCGACGCTGCTGCAGTTCTCCTCGGCGTTCTGCGCGCCGTGCCGCGCGACCCGGGCGATCCTGGGCGACGTGGCCGGCGTGGTGCCGGGGGTGGTCCACCTCGAGGTGGACGCCGAGCACCACTTGGAGCTGGTCCGTGCGCTCGACGTGCTCCGCACCCCGACCACGCTGATCCTCGACGCGTCGGGCACCGAGGCGACGCGCGCAAGCGGCGCCCCGCGCAAGGAGGCAGTGCTCTCGGCCCTCGACGGGATCGTCGAAGGCTGA
- a CDS encoding Hsp20/alpha crystallin family protein, translating to MLLRTADPFRDFDRLTQQLLGTTNRPAVMPMDAWREGERFVIEFDLPGVSRESIDLDVEHNVLTVRAERVARNGDWERLASERPTGQFSRQLVLGDNLDLDRIEATYDAGVLRLVVPVAEKAKPRKIEIAGASPEKETAAIES from the coding sequence ATGCTGCTCCGTACCGCCGACCCCTTCCGTGACTTCGACCGCCTGACCCAGCAGCTGCTGGGGACCACCAACCGCCCGGCCGTCATGCCGATGGACGCGTGGCGGGAGGGCGAGCGCTTCGTCATCGAGTTCGACCTGCCGGGCGTCTCCCGCGAGTCGATCGACCTCGACGTCGAGCACAACGTCCTGACCGTCCGCGCCGAGCGCGTCGCCCGCAACGGCGACTGGGAGCGACTGGCCTCCGAGCGTCCGACCGGCCAGTTCAGCCGTCAGCTCGTCCTCGGCGACAACCTCGACCTCGACCGGATCGAGGCGACGTACGACGCCGGCGTGCTGCGCCTGGTCGTCCCGGTCGCCGAGAAGGCCAAGCCGCGCAAGATCGAGATCGCCGGCGCCTCCCCCGAGAAGGAGACCGCCGCGATCGAGTCCTGA
- a CDS encoding DUF6318 family protein, with protein sequence MAQGLAAGLILTLSACGGDPEPRFKEEPSPTPSEVSSSAPIKEAWEEKSPEGAMAFAEHWVAELNAASLSGDTAGLQSVSATDCSSCASLIKFIDETYAGGGEIRGGDWRLSKLNFSSPDEGQTVAVGGTMKIPAQTVVTPEGQRQESAALEADYFFTLSWRQGWQVDVVETRG encoded by the coding sequence GTGGCGCAGGGACTCGCCGCGGGGCTCATCCTCACCCTCTCCGCCTGTGGCGGAGATCCGGAACCACGCTTCAAGGAGGAGCCCTCCCCCACGCCCAGCGAGGTCAGCAGCTCGGCGCCCATCAAGGAGGCGTGGGAGGAGAAGAGTCCCGAGGGGGCAATGGCCTTCGCGGAGCACTGGGTTGCTGAGCTCAACGCCGCGTCGCTGTCAGGCGACACGGCGGGCCTCCAGTCGGTGTCCGCCACGGACTGCTCGAGTTGCGCATCGCTCATCAAGTTCATCGACGAGACCTACGCCGGGGGCGGCGAAATTCGTGGCGGAGATTGGCGGCTGTCGAAGCTCAACTTCAGCAGCCCGGATGAAGGCCAGACCGTCGCCGTGGGCGGGACGATGAAGATCCCCGCGCAGACAGTCGTCACCCCGGAGGGTCAGCGTCAAGAGTCAGCCGCCCTTGAAGCGGACTACTTCTTCACGCTGTCCTGGAGACAAGGCTGGCAGGTTGACGTCGTGGAGACCCGCGGATGA
- a CDS encoding DUF4012 domain-containing protein → MSRRRVVLLSAGSLLLLLVVLGLLVGWRAMEVNDSLQQAVRDAEALQTALESGEQEDIDGALSALQESAGESADLTDGPLWSLATWVPYVGDDASGVRTAARVVSDLADNGVGPLAETATQLDRLLPKDGRVDTDAVRDLQQPVAIAAESLMAASEDLQAEDSSRYIDRFRVKYRELTSLVSDAARAMDSAQVTVGLLPEVLGAEERRNYLLVFQNNAEIRATGGLPGAMSIISTEDGRISLGRQDSANQFGERATPVLPLTEDEKAVYTEKLGTFVLDANFTPDWPRAAELMRARWEEVHPERLDGVLTLDTVAVSYLLGVTGPVQVGDYSLTSDNAVDTLLNQAYIDFPEPAAQDAFFRLVAKTVFEKVASGEIGKPRELLRALVRAGDEGRVAVHLTDDLEQKTIAARRVAGATRDADGVAKGLDVTLLDGTGSKMSYYLDYRTRASVTACTAETARVRVTTTLVSAPPDDPSSLPRYITGGVNTGTKPGDQLVQVRLLTPSDGRIRAFTIRGKKYGPRSLFLEDRQVSTAYLLLEPDQPADVTWVVDVPRRGEIPVRVTPGIDPRDYSSTLRGC, encoded by the coding sequence ATGTCTCGCCGACGCGTCGTCCTGCTCTCCGCCGGCTCGCTCCTGTTGCTCCTCGTCGTGCTCGGCCTGCTGGTCGGCTGGAGGGCGATGGAGGTCAACGACTCCCTCCAGCAGGCGGTGCGGGACGCCGAGGCGCTGCAGACGGCGCTGGAGTCGGGCGAGCAGGAGGACATCGACGGCGCGTTGTCCGCGCTGCAGGAGAGTGCGGGGGAATCCGCCGACCTGACGGACGGGCCCCTCTGGTCGCTCGCGACCTGGGTGCCGTACGTCGGGGACGACGCCTCGGGTGTGCGGACCGCGGCCCGGGTCGTTTCCGACCTCGCCGACAACGGGGTCGGCCCGCTGGCCGAGACGGCGACCCAACTCGACCGACTGCTGCCCAAGGACGGCCGGGTCGACACCGACGCCGTCCGTGACCTGCAGCAGCCGGTGGCCATCGCCGCGGAGTCGCTGATGGCGGCGAGCGAGGACCTGCAGGCCGAGGACAGCTCCCGCTACATCGACCGCTTCCGTGTGAAGTACCGCGAGCTCACCTCCCTGGTGAGTGACGCCGCACGAGCGATGGACTCGGCACAGGTCACGGTCGGCCTGCTGCCGGAGGTGCTGGGCGCCGAGGAGCGCCGCAACTACCTCCTGGTCTTCCAGAACAACGCCGAGATCCGGGCCACCGGCGGTCTGCCCGGCGCGATGTCGATCATCTCCACCGAGGACGGCCGGATCTCCCTGGGCCGCCAGGACTCAGCGAACCAGTTCGGGGAGCGGGCCACCCCCGTGCTGCCGCTGACCGAGGACGAGAAGGCCGTCTACACCGAGAAGCTCGGCACCTTCGTGCTGGACGCCAACTTCACCCCGGACTGGCCTCGGGCGGCCGAGCTGATGCGCGCTCGGTGGGAGGAGGTGCATCCGGAGCGGCTCGACGGCGTGCTGACCCTGGACACGGTGGCGGTGTCCTACCTGCTGGGGGTGACGGGCCCGGTGCAGGTCGGCGACTACAGCCTGACGTCGGACAACGCGGTCGACACCCTGCTCAACCAGGCCTACATCGATTTCCCCGAGCCGGCAGCGCAGGACGCCTTCTTCCGGCTGGTGGCCAAGACCGTCTTCGAGAAGGTCGCCTCGGGAGAGATCGGCAAGCCCCGCGAGCTGCTCCGCGCACTGGTGCGTGCCGGAGACGAGGGTCGGGTGGCCGTCCACCTGACCGATGACCTCGAGCAGAAGACGATCGCCGCCCGCCGCGTGGCCGGCGCGACCAGGGATGCCGACGGCGTCGCTAAGGGGCTCGACGTCACGCTCTTGGACGGCACGGGCTCGAAGATGTCCTACTACCTCGACTACCGCACCCGCGCCTCGGTCACCGCCTGCACGGCGGAGACGGCTCGTGTGCGGGTCACGACCACCTTGGTCTCGGCCCCGCCCGACGACCCGTCCTCCCTGCCGCGCTACATCACTGGTGGAGTGAACACCGGGACCAAGCCGGGCGACCAGCTCGTCCAGGTCCGCCTCCTCACCCCGTCCGACGGTCGCATCCGCGCGTTCACGATCCGCGGCAAGAAGTACGGCCCGCGCTCGCTGTTCCTCGAGGACCGGCAGGTCAGCACCGCCTACCTGCTGCTCGAGCCAGACCAGCCGGCCGACGTCACCTGGGTCGTCGACGTGCCGCGACGTGGCGAGATCCCGGTGCGGGTCACGCCCGGCATCGACCCGAGGGATTACTCGAGCACGCTGCGGGGCTGCTGA
- a CDS encoding DUF1416 domain-containing protein, which produces MCGATEGGLSLDGVNVAKEAVVQGRVVRGGEPVGNAYVRLLDRTGEFTAEVPTSATGHFRFFAGDGEWTLRTLAPKADPVDRVVQAQTGSVAEVEISVG; this is translated from the coding sequence ATGTGCGGCGCCACTGAGGGCGGCCTGTCCCTCGACGGCGTGAACGTCGCCAAGGAGGCCGTGGTCCAGGGCCGCGTCGTCCGCGGCGGCGAGCCGGTCGGCAACGCCTACGTGCGCCTGCTCGACCGCACCGGCGAGTTCACCGCCGAGGTCCCCACCTCGGCCACCGGCCACTTCCGCTTCTTCGCCGGTGACGGCGAGTGGACCCTGCGCACCCTGGCCCCCAAGGCCGACCCGGTCGACCGGGTCGTCCAGGCCCAGACCGGCAGCGTCGCGGAGGTCGAGATCTCCGTCGGCTGA
- a CDS encoding polysaccharide biosynthesis tyrosine autokinase, whose protein sequence is MELRDYLRILRRRWLLIATLTLLVVGAAAAWTFTSTPQYQSTARVFVSTSAGDSGETAGAAYQGGLFSQQRVTSYADLVGKSRELAEWVIDDLDVDLTAAELLDEVETTVVPETVIIDLSVTDPSPTMAQALAQSYATALSDLVRRLETPAGASVPLITASIVDSASLPTVPVAPQPVRNLGLAVVLGLLLGFGVAVLRELLDTTIKSPDDLRETSDAPLLGTIGYDPSIRTEPLVTSLASHAPRVEAFRVLRTNLQFVDVDTTTKVFVVTSAVPGEGKTTTAVNLAITLAQAGQKTLLIECDLRRPKASLALGLDNSVGVTTVLVGKVAFEDALQEHSVSGLTVMGSGAVPPNPAELLQSKAMAEMLTRAKDRFDTIIIDAPPLLPVTDAALLSVQADGAIVVAAHGKTTREQLSQAQDRLAQVDAELVGLILNMTPSRRRGGYGYGYGYGYGYGYAPEPAVEAPKGKRRNKATAQTTD, encoded by the coding sequence GTGGAACTGCGGGATTACCTGCGCATCCTTCGGCGGCGGTGGCTGCTGATCGCGACACTCACCCTGCTGGTCGTGGGGGCGGCGGCTGCGTGGACCTTCACCTCCACCCCGCAGTACCAGTCGACCGCTCGGGTCTTCGTCTCCACCTCTGCCGGCGACTCAGGCGAGACCGCCGGCGCCGCCTACCAGGGCGGCCTCTTCTCCCAGCAGCGTGTGACGTCGTACGCCGACCTCGTCGGCAAGAGCCGCGAGCTCGCCGAGTGGGTCATCGACGACCTGGACGTCGACCTCACCGCCGCCGAGCTGCTCGACGAGGTCGAGACCACCGTCGTGCCCGAGACGGTCATCATCGACCTGTCGGTGACCGACCCGTCTCCCACGATGGCGCAGGCGCTGGCGCAGTCCTACGCCACCGCCCTGAGCGACCTCGTCCGCCGCCTCGAGACACCCGCGGGAGCCAGCGTCCCCCTCATCACCGCCAGCATCGTCGACTCGGCCTCCCTGCCCACGGTCCCGGTGGCCCCGCAGCCAGTGCGCAACCTCGGCCTGGCCGTCGTGCTGGGGCTGCTGCTCGGCTTCGGCGTGGCGGTGCTCCGCGAGCTGCTCGACACCACCATCAAGTCCCCCGACGACCTTCGCGAGACCTCTGACGCACCGCTGCTCGGCACCATCGGCTACGACCCGTCGATCCGCACCGAGCCGCTGGTGACCTCACTGGCCTCGCACGCGCCGCGCGTCGAGGCCTTCCGCGTGCTGCGCACCAACCTGCAGTTCGTCGACGTCGACACCACCACCAAGGTCTTCGTCGTCACCTCGGCAGTGCCCGGCGAGGGCAAGACCACGACCGCGGTCAACCTGGCCATCACCCTGGCGCAGGCCGGCCAGAAGACGCTGCTCATCGAGTGCGACCTGCGCCGCCCCAAGGCATCCCTCGCCCTCGGCCTCGACAACTCCGTCGGGGTGACGACCGTGCTGGTCGGCAAGGTCGCCTTCGAGGACGCGCTCCAGGAGCACTCCGTCTCTGGGCTCACGGTCATGGGCAGCGGCGCTGTCCCGCCGAACCCGGCCGAGCTGCTGCAGTCCAAGGCGATGGCCGAGATGCTCACCCGAGCCAAGGACCGCTTCGACACGATCATCATCGACGCCCCGCCGCTCCTCCCGGTCACCGACGCAGCCCTGCTGTCGGTGCAGGCCGACGGAGCGATCGTCGTCGCCGCCCACGGAAAGACCACCCGCGAGCAGCTCTCCCAGGCGCAGGACCGGCTCGCCCAGGTCGACGCGGAGCTGGTCGGCCTCATCCTCAACATGACCCCGTCCCGTCGCCGGGGCGGCTACGGGTACGGCTACGGGTACGGCTACGGGTACGGCTACGCGCCCGAACCTGCGGTCGAGGCACCCAAGGGCAAGCGCCGCAACAAGGCGACCGCCCAAACCACCGACTGA
- a CDS encoding MerR family transcriptional regulator — MSPSAPQRGQRPHAHRTHGVFAISVAADMVRMEVQNLRVYERRGLLTPDRTSGGTRLYSQADIEVLHRIRDLLADGLNIAGIARVLELEAEVERLRARLAEADGNAAPGR, encoded by the coding sequence ATGAGCCCCTCTGCTCCCCAGCGCGGTCAACGACCGCACGCCCACCGCACGCACGGGGTGTTCGCGATCTCGGTGGCCGCGGACATGGTGCGGATGGAGGTGCAGAACCTGCGGGTGTACGAGCGGCGCGGGCTGTTGACCCCGGACCGCACGTCCGGGGGGACGAGGCTGTACTCGCAGGCCGACATCGAGGTGCTGCACCGCATCCGCGACCTGCTGGCCGACGGGCTCAACATCGCCGGCATCGCGCGGGTGCTGGAGCTGGAGGCGGAGGTCGAGCGGCTGCGTGCCCGGCTGGCAGAGGCCGACGGGAATGCTGCTCCCGGGCGCTAG
- a CDS encoding HNH endonuclease signature motif containing protein encodes MSSIPAHTRVTEAATASVDSLRRLDLSTVPEERLGELLATATRIESQAAALRGAVLAEADRRKTALRTAATGTDAWAVEFTGDTREMNAGGLRIARLLESKYHATRDAFAAGRVTKAQVRVIVNAAEQAPLRATEQQVATAEAFILGKATGEGRRNGKPMDPKRLRQAARRMFDPIDHELADEHEAIMLGRESKGAERETYLMLSDNGDGTWSGRFTIPELHGQLFSWVLDKLTAPRRRSTGPLGQEILDDAAADGDGWTLGGLEKKGRAFCELLEHLPTTGWHLTGGGNATTLLVRIEFDDLVRRLSDDMERLGVGRLDNGVKLTAAHVQRLACEAEIVPTILNSEEAVLFHGRGQRLHDRHQRNALAQLHDSCAISGCQRPFAWCEIHHPYPWAAGGGTDITNAVPLCGWHHQRAHDGDFDLRRDPPNGPHAWKLARRKPLHDWRNMPETAPGAGYTVVRS; translated from the coding sequence ATGAGTTCGATCCCAGCGCACACTCGAGTCACCGAGGCGGCCACCGCCTCCGTCGACTCGCTGCGCCGGCTCGACCTCAGCACCGTCCCCGAGGAGCGGCTCGGCGAGCTGCTCGCCACCGCCACGCGCATCGAGTCCCAGGCCGCCGCGCTGCGCGGCGCGGTCCTCGCCGAGGCCGACCGCCGCAAGACAGCGCTGCGCACCGCCGCGACCGGCACCGACGCCTGGGCCGTCGAGTTCACCGGCGACACCCGCGAGATGAATGCCGGTGGCCTGCGGATCGCCCGCCTGCTCGAGTCGAAATACCACGCGACCCGCGACGCCTTCGCCGCCGGCCGGGTCACCAAGGCCCAGGTCCGAGTCATCGTCAACGCCGCCGAGCAGGCGCCGCTGCGCGCGACCGAGCAGCAGGTCGCCACCGCCGAGGCGTTCATCCTCGGCAAGGCCACGGGCGAGGGCCGCCGCAACGGGAAGCCGATGGACCCGAAGCGGCTGCGTCAGGCCGCGCGCCGGATGTTCGACCCGATCGATCACGAGCTCGCCGACGAGCACGAGGCGATCATGCTCGGCCGCGAGTCCAAGGGCGCCGAGCGCGAGACCTACCTCATGCTCTCCGACAACGGTGACGGCACCTGGTCGGGGCGCTTCACGATCCCCGAGCTGCACGGGCAGCTGTTCAGCTGGGTCCTCGACAAGCTCACGGCACCACGTCGGCGCAGCACCGGGCCGCTGGGTCAGGAGATCCTCGACGACGCCGCCGCGGACGGTGACGGGTGGACCCTGGGTGGTCTGGAGAAGAAGGGCCGCGCGTTCTGCGAGCTCCTCGAGCACCTCCCCACCACCGGGTGGCACCTCACCGGCGGGGGCAACGCGACGACCCTGCTGGTGCGCATCGAGTTCGACGACCTCGTACGCCGCCTCTCCGACGACATGGAGCGACTCGGCGTCGGGCGGCTCGACAACGGCGTGAAGCTCACCGCCGCCCACGTGCAGCGCCTGGCCTGCGAGGCCGAGATCGTGCCGACCATCCTCAACAGCGAGGAGGCCGTCCTGTTCCACGGCCGCGGCCAGCGCCTCCACGACCGCCACCAGCGCAACGCACTCGCCCAGCTCCACGACTCCTGCGCCATCAGCGGCTGCCAGCGACCCTTCGCCTGGTGCGAGATCCACCATCCCTACCCCTGGGCCGCCGGCGGCGGCACCGACATCACCAACGCCGTGCCCCTCTGCGGCTGGCACCACCAACGCGCCCACGACGGCGACTTCGACCTGCGTCGAGATCCACCCAACGGGCCGCATGCCTGGAAGCTCGCCCGACGCAAGCCGCTCCACGACTGGCGCAACATGCCCGAGACCGCTCCGGGCGCCGGCTACACCGTGGTCCGCAGCTGA
- a CDS encoding GDP-mannose 4,6-dehydratase, whose protein sequence is MASTGASRRTALITGVAGQDGVYLARHLLSLGYHVVGTLRPGSRWAPTTLGRAYAYLDGVTLVDLDQRDHEGWAAVLEGLRPDEVYNLAGFTSVGASWGAAETVAEANGMAVLRMLEELIRFRDRHGWAPRFFQPSSSEMFGVTDQQPQTENTPHHPRSPYAATKSFAHHLTVNYRESYGLFTATGTLYNHESPLRPAHFVTRKISAAVAAISLGQAESVTLGNLDVRRDWGFAGDYARAMHLVLQQDEPGDFIIATGVSRSLADVLELAFASVGIAELDAVVQQDPALMRPADVAELVGDPTKAREQLGWEPSVAFEDVIAHMVRVDVERLRSGAEESSAYLTP, encoded by the coding sequence GTGGCTTCAACAGGCGCGTCGCGGCGTACGGCGCTCATCACCGGCGTCGCCGGCCAGGACGGCGTCTACCTCGCGCGACACCTGCTGTCCCTGGGCTACCACGTGGTCGGGACGCTGCGTCCCGGCTCCCGGTGGGCCCCCACGACGCTCGGCCGGGCCTACGCCTACCTCGACGGCGTGACCCTCGTCGACCTCGACCAGCGCGACCACGAAGGCTGGGCAGCCGTCCTGGAGGGGCTGCGGCCCGACGAGGTCTACAACCTTGCCGGCTTCACCTCCGTCGGCGCCTCCTGGGGAGCCGCCGAGACCGTCGCCGAGGCCAACGGCATGGCCGTGCTGCGGATGCTCGAGGAGCTCATCCGCTTCCGCGACCGGCACGGCTGGGCGCCGCGCTTCTTCCAGCCCTCCAGCTCGGAGATGTTCGGCGTCACCGACCAGCAGCCGCAGACCGAGAACACCCCGCACCACCCGCGCTCGCCGTACGCCGCCACCAAGTCCTTCGCCCACCACCTCACGGTCAACTACCGCGAGTCCTACGGGCTGTTCACCGCCACCGGGACGCTCTACAACCACGAGTCCCCGCTGCGACCCGCGCACTTCGTCACGCGCAAGATCTCCGCCGCCGTCGCCGCCATCTCCCTGGGCCAGGCCGAGTCCGTGACGCTCGGCAACCTCGACGTCCGTCGCGACTGGGGCTTCGCCGGTGACTACGCCCGCGCCATGCACCTGGTGCTGCAGCAGGACGAGCCGGGCGACTTCATCATCGCCACCGGCGTCTCCCGCTCCCTCGCGGACGTGCTGGAGCTGGCCTTCGCCTCCGTGGGCATCGCCGAACTCGACGCCGTGGTGCAGCAGGACCCCGCCCTCATGCGCCCCGCCGACGTCGCCGAGCTCGTCGGCGACCCCACCAAGGCGCGCGAGCAGCTGGGCTGGGAGCCGAGCGTGGCCTTCGAGGACGTCATCGCCCACATGGTGCGCGTGGACGTCGAGCGGCTGCGCTCGGGCGCCGAGGAGTCCTCGGCCTACCTGACGCCCTGA